In the Chloroflexia bacterium SDU3-3 genome, one interval contains:
- a CDS encoding glycosyltransferase yields the protein MTTLLLILLLIAEAACALIVDYLLMLTIAACFAARTTALARVQGQRRFLILVPAHNEEQLLPSTLENLRALDYPKDRYAVHVVADNCSDATAQVARDGGAVVHERFDDTLVGKGYALQWLLQRLWDAGEPHDAIVIMDADSILSANFLAVMNARLARGQQAIQAYYAVRDPEQSWSASLRSVALAALHYLRPQGRMVLGGSTGLKGNGMVFAADVARQHPWPASLTEDIEYHMALILSGQRVAFAPDAVVWAEMPSTLAASRSQNARWEAGRVEMVRRYVPQLLRESLRRRSFMLFDAAVEQLIPPFSLVGAAAVACLIAAALLQSALAIGVAAALVLGIAIYVFAGLLLARMPLRVYQALLYAPFFIIWKVYVYIRVLVGAERRGWVRTARNDP from the coding sequence ATGACCACCCTACTGCTGATCCTGCTGCTGATCGCCGAGGCCGCCTGCGCCCTGATCGTCGACTACCTGCTGATGCTGACCATCGCCGCGTGCTTCGCCGCGCGCACCACCGCGCTGGCCCGCGTGCAGGGGCAGCGCCGCTTCCTCATCCTGGTGCCCGCCCACAACGAGGAGCAGCTGCTGCCCAGTACCCTGGAGAACCTGCGCGCGCTCGACTACCCCAAGGATCGCTACGCCGTGCACGTGGTGGCCGACAACTGCAGCGACGCCACCGCCCAGGTGGCCCGCGACGGCGGCGCAGTGGTGCACGAGCGCTTCGACGACACCCTGGTGGGCAAGGGCTACGCGCTCCAGTGGCTGCTCCAGCGGCTCTGGGATGCGGGCGAGCCGCACGACGCCATCGTGATCATGGATGCCGACTCCATCCTGTCGGCCAACTTCCTAGCCGTGATGAACGCGCGGCTGGCGCGCGGCCAGCAGGCCATCCAGGCCTACTACGCCGTGCGCGACCCCGAGCAGTCGTGGAGCGCCAGCCTGCGCTCGGTGGCGCTGGCCGCGCTGCACTACCTGCGCCCCCAGGGCCGCATGGTGCTGGGCGGCTCCACTGGCTTGAAGGGCAACGGTATGGTCTTCGCGGCGGATGTGGCGCGGCAGCACCCCTGGCCCGCCTCGCTCACCGAGGACATCGAGTACCACATGGCGCTCATCCTGAGCGGCCAGCGCGTGGCCTTCGCCCCCGACGCGGTGGTGTGGGCCGAGATGCCCAGCACGCTGGCCGCATCGCGCAGCCAGAACGCCCGCTGGGAGGCGGGCCGCGTCGAGATGGTGCGCCGCTACGTGCCCCAGCTGCTGCGCGAGTCGCTGCGCCGCCGCAGCTTCATGCTCTTCGACGCGGCGGTCGAGCAGCTCATCCCGCCGTTCTCGCTGGTAGGGGCGGCGGCAGTGGCATGCCTGATCGCCGCCGCGCTGCTGCAGAGCGCGCTGGCCATCGGCGTCGCTGCGGCGCTGGTGCTGGGCATCGCCATCTATGTGTTCGCCGGGCTGCTGCTGGCGCGCATGCCGCTGCGCGTGTACCAGGCGCTGCTCTACGCCCCGTTCTTCATCATCTGGAAGGTCTATGTCTACATCCGGGTGCTGGTGGGGGCCGAGCGGCGTGGCTGGGTGCGCACCGCGCGCAACGACCCATAA
- a CDS encoding glycosyltransferase family 4 protein — MTSYTIGFIIEQALGHITHTKNLQAHVPSDPEIRALWGLIPFEVSGLGARIPVYKSNWTVRAGVRARQQISAMAHQAPLDALFFHTQVPAVLSAYWVRRIPSVLSLDATPIQYDQLGESYGHQRGSSAVEQWKWRLNRDCFRAARHLVTWSAWAKQGLVDDYEVPAEKITVIPPGVTTAAWQRPEPRAPHPGPVKILFVGGDLRRKGGMLLVESFRALRHLGVELHLVTKDDLPAEEGLFIYHGMQPNSPELQRLYHQSDIFCLPTSGDCLPMVLSEAGAAGLPSISTTVAGIPEIIAQNETGLLISPGDQQGLTDALATLVKDEAMRLRLGQQAVARVAHNYDAEHNAHRLLDLLKREAAAAKR, encoded by the coding sequence ATGACCAGTTACACCATCGGATTCATCATCGAGCAGGCGTTAGGCCATATCACGCACACCAAGAATCTCCAGGCCCATGTGCCTAGCGATCCCGAGATCCGCGCCCTCTGGGGCCTCATCCCCTTCGAGGTCTCGGGGCTGGGCGCGCGCATCCCGGTGTACAAGAGCAACTGGACGGTGCGGGCCGGCGTGCGCGCGCGCCAGCAGATCAGCGCCATGGCCCACCAGGCCCCGCTCGACGCGCTGTTCTTCCACACCCAGGTGCCCGCCGTGCTCTCGGCCTACTGGGTGCGCCGCATCCCCAGCGTCCTATCGCTCGATGCCACACCCATCCAGTACGATCAGCTGGGCGAATCCTACGGCCACCAGCGCGGCAGTAGCGCGGTGGAGCAGTGGAAGTGGCGGCTCAACCGCGACTGCTTCCGCGCCGCCCGCCACCTGGTGACATGGAGCGCGTGGGCCAAGCAGGGGCTGGTGGATGACTACGAGGTGCCCGCCGAGAAGATCACGGTCATCCCGCCGGGTGTCACCACCGCCGCGTGGCAGCGGCCCGAGCCGCGCGCGCCGCACCCCGGCCCGGTCAAGATCTTATTTGTGGGCGGCGACCTGCGGCGCAAGGGCGGCATGCTGCTGGTCGAGTCGTTCCGGGCGCTGCGTCACCTGGGCGTCGAGCTGCACCTGGTGACCAAGGACGACCTGCCCGCCGAGGAAGGCCTGTTCATCTACCACGGTATGCAGCCTAACAGCCCCGAGCTGCAGCGGCTCTACCACCAGAGCGACATCTTCTGCCTGCCCACCAGCGGCGACTGCCTGCCCATGGTGCTGTCCGAGGCGGGCGCCGCCGGGCTGCCCAGCATCTCCACCACCGTCGCAGGCATCCCCGAAATCATCGCCCAGAACGAGACGGGGCTGCTGATCAGCCCAGGCGACCAGCAGGGGCTCACCGACGCGCTGGCCACCCTGGTGAAGGACGAGGCCATGCGGCTGCGGCTGGGCCAGCAGGCCGTGGCCCGTGTGGCCCACAACTACGACGCCGAGCACAACGCCCACCGCCTGCTCGACCTTTTAAAACGCGAGGCCGCAGCGGCCAAGAGATAA
- the rfbC gene encoding dTDP-4-dehydrorhamnose 3,5-epimerase, translating into MLFTPTELKDAYVIDLKKFEDKRGFFAHAFSHAEFEQQGLNPNVVDINFSYNRLRGTLRGMHFQRDPYAQVKTVRCVRGAIYDVIIDLRPESPTFKRWVGVELTADNHRALYVPEGFAHGFQTLEDNSDVMYLVSQVYAPSAEGGVRYDDAAFGITWPLPIEMMNDRDLAWPAFAE; encoded by the coding sequence ATGCTGTTTACCCCAACCGAGCTAAAAGATGCCTATGTGATCGACCTCAAGAAGTTTGAGGATAAGCGCGGCTTCTTCGCCCACGCGTTCTCGCATGCCGAGTTTGAGCAGCAGGGCCTGAACCCGAATGTGGTCGACATCAACTTCTCGTACAACCGCCTGCGCGGCACGCTGCGCGGCATGCACTTCCAGCGCGACCCCTACGCCCAGGTGAAGACGGTGCGCTGCGTGCGCGGGGCGATCTACGATGTGATCATCGACCTGCGGCCCGAGTCGCCCACCTTCAAGCGCTGGGTCGGCGTGGAGCTGACCGCCGACAACCACCGCGCGCTGTATGTGCCCGAGGGCTTCGCCCACGGCTTCCAGACGCTGGAGGACAACAGCGATGTGATGTACCTAGTGTCGCAGGTCTACGCGCCCAGCGCCGAGGGCGGGGTGCGCTACGACGATGCGGCCTTCGGCATCACGTGGCCGCTGCCGATCGAGATGATGAACGACCGCGACCTGGCCTGGCCCGCGTTTGCCGAGTAG
- a CDS encoding glycosyltransferase has product MIELSVVIPTHNRLGQLKRVLDAFARQTYPLDAVEFIVVSDASTDGTSAFLQGYQGPLRLCPLLQEHGGPAKARNNGIAHASGALILFVDDDVVPTPTLVAEHMRLHQASGGPLVVLGPMLTPDDFAMEPWVRWEQAMLMKQYRAMQEGKWKPTARQFYTGNTSLRRELVVRAGGFDESFRRAEDVELAYRLNELGVEYVFNPSAVGLHYAIRSFRSWMEIPYAYGRNDAIFATTRGQTWIVPKAREEFGERNPLLRLLVRRCLNRPAASGAAIALLQAAASAGNALRLGPVGRFAYSGIFSLRYYQGLIDGLGSEAALFAPAPPAADTSPLTTK; this is encoded by the coding sequence ATGATCGAACTGAGCGTTGTCATCCCTACCCATAACCGCCTTGGGCAGCTCAAACGTGTGCTCGACGCCTTCGCGCGCCAGACATACCCGCTCGACGCTGTCGAGTTCATCGTGGTCTCCGACGCGTCTACCGACGGCACCAGTGCCTTTCTACAGGGCTACCAGGGGCCGCTCAGGCTGTGCCCGCTGCTCCAGGAGCACGGCGGCCCGGCCAAGGCCCGCAACAACGGCATCGCCCACGCCAGCGGCGCGCTCATCCTGTTCGTGGATGACGATGTGGTGCCCACGCCCACGCTGGTGGCCGAGCACATGCGCCTGCACCAGGCGTCCGGCGGCCCGCTGGTGGTGCTCGGCCCCATGCTCACCCCCGACGATTTCGCCATGGAGCCGTGGGTACGCTGGGAGCAGGCCATGCTCATGAAGCAGTACCGCGCCATGCAGGAGGGCAAGTGGAAGCCCACCGCCCGCCAGTTCTACACCGGCAACACCTCGCTGCGCCGCGAGCTGGTGGTGCGCGCGGGCGGCTTCGACGAGAGCTTCCGCCGCGCCGAGGATGTGGAGCTGGCCTACCGCCTGAACGAGCTGGGCGTGGAGTATGTGTTCAACCCCAGCGCGGTGGGGCTGCACTACGCCATCCGCAGCTTCCGCTCGTGGATGGAGATCCCCTACGCCTACGGTCGCAACGACGCGATCTTCGCCACCACCCGCGGCCAGACCTGGATCGTGCCGAAGGCCCGCGAGGAGTTCGGCGAGCGCAACCCGCTGCTGCGCCTGCTGGTGCGGCGCTGCCTCAACCGCCCGGCGGCCAGCGGCGCGGCCATCGCCCTGCTGCAGGCCGCCGCCAGCGCGGGCAACGCCCTGCGGCTGGGGCCGGTGGGGCGCTTCGCCTACAGCGGTATCTTCAGCCTGCGCTACTACCAGGGCCTGATCGACGGCCTGGGCAGCGAGGCCGCGCTCTTCGCGCCAGCGCCGCCCGCCGCCGACACCTCGCCCCTCACAACGAAGTGA
- a CDS encoding glycosyltransferase family 4 protein, which yields MAKVLLTISGNIAPDTAERIARGERPRADYYMLGQAMDADLIDYAEARRRHPRIGPLLERVGGPDLLLAWACFAARARYQAIFTDGEQVGIPLALLLKLAAPFGKRPRHLMIVHILSVKKKMLFFDLFGIQSHIDRFLVYATRQKEFIEQRWKVAPERVVFTPFMVDSQFFALGQVEPHPTVPPTICAVGLEARDYRTLLQAVDGLPARVVIAAASPWSKRSDETEGAAIPQNVSVQRFSQYDLRQLYADSQFLVMPLHDVEFQAGVTAILEAMAMSRAVVCTRTPGQTDVVIDEQTGIYVPPSDPAALRSAIERLLASPGQAMAMGAAGRDRIEQAMNLDSYASRLAQIVDQTLDPVGAVPSRDATPASAGSEREP from the coding sequence ATGGCGAAAGTTCTACTCACCATCTCCGGCAACATCGCCCCCGATACCGCCGAGCGCATCGCCAGGGGCGAGCGCCCGCGCGCCGACTACTATATGCTCGGCCAGGCTATGGACGCCGACCTGATCGACTATGCCGAGGCGCGGCGACGCCACCCGCGCATCGGGCCGCTGCTCGAGCGCGTGGGCGGGCCAGATCTGTTGCTGGCCTGGGCCTGCTTCGCGGCCCGCGCGCGCTACCAGGCGATCTTCACCGACGGCGAGCAGGTGGGCATTCCGCTGGCGCTGCTGCTCAAGCTGGCCGCGCCCTTCGGCAAGCGCCCCAGGCACCTGATGATCGTGCACATTCTGTCGGTCAAGAAGAAGATGCTGTTCTTCGACCTGTTTGGCATCCAGAGCCACATCGACCGCTTCCTGGTCTACGCCACGCGCCAGAAGGAGTTTATCGAGCAGCGCTGGAAGGTCGCGCCCGAGCGCGTGGTCTTCACGCCGTTTATGGTGGACAGCCAGTTCTTCGCGCTGGGCCAGGTCGAGCCGCACCCCACCGTGCCGCCCACGATCTGCGCCGTGGGGCTGGAGGCCCGCGACTACCGCACCCTGCTGCAGGCCGTGGATGGCCTGCCCGCCCGCGTGGTGATCGCCGCCGCCAGCCCCTGGTCCAAGCGCAGCGATGAGACCGAGGGTGCCGCCATCCCCCAGAACGTGAGCGTGCAGCGCTTCTCGCAGTACGATCTGCGACAGCTCTACGCCGACAGCCAGTTTCTGGTGATGCCCCTGCACGATGTCGAGTTCCAGGCCGGCGTCACCGCCATCCTGGAGGCCATGGCGATGAGCCGCGCCGTGGTGTGTACCCGAACACCCGGCCAGACTGACGTTGTTATTGATGAGCAGACGGGCATCTACGTGCCACCATCCGATCCGGCGGCGCTGCGTAGCGCGATCGAGCGGCTGCTGGCCAGCCCTGGGCAGGCCATGGCCATGGGCGCGGCTGGCCGCGATCGGATCGAGCAAGCCATGAATCTCGACAGCTACGCATCCCGCCTAGCCCAGATCGTCGACCAGACGCTCGACCCTGTGGGAGCGGTACCATCGCGCGACGCCACGCCCGCCAGCGCTGGCAGTGAGAGAGAGCCATGA